In Zhaonella formicivorans, one DNA window encodes the following:
- a CDS encoding TVP38/TMEM64 family protein gives MNKILKGYKGKLLALSIIGCLYYFVPIIKINVNQAFFILSNVDVELVRDYILGFGIWAPIVSFLLMVFQSVAAPLPAFIITFANAGLFGWVKGTILSWSSAMAGAALCFYIARFLGRDAVEKLTSRTALQKVDDFFAHYGKYAILIARLLPFISFDIVSYAAGLTSMGFGPFFIATGIGQLPATIIYSYIGGMLVGTVKTFVTGLLLLFALSTLIILFKNIWKDKKRKEGEKFAEDF, from the coding sequence ATAAATAAGATATTAAAAGGCTATAAAGGCAAGTTGCTGGCATTGTCGATCATAGGATGTTTGTATTATTTTGTCCCAATTATAAAGATAAATGTCAACCAGGCATTTTTTATACTCAGCAATGTGGATGTGGAGTTAGTCAGGGACTATATACTGGGCTTCGGTATTTGGGCCCCTATCGTATCTTTTCTGCTGATGGTCTTTCAGTCTGTAGCGGCTCCGTTACCTGCCTTTATCATTACTTTTGCTAATGCGGGTCTTTTCGGTTGGGTAAAGGGTACTATATTGTCTTGGTCCAGTGCAATGGCGGGCGCTGCACTTTGCTTCTATATTGCCCGTTTTTTGGGAAGGGATGCGGTGGAAAAACTCACTTCCCGGACCGCCCTGCAAAAAGTGGACGATTTTTTTGCCCACTACGGGAAGTATGCTATATTAATTGCCAGGCTGTTGCCGTTTATTTCCTTTGACATTGTAAGTTATGCTGCGGGACTGACTTCAATGGGTTTTGGGCCGTTTTTCATTGCCACAGGCATTGGTCAGCTTCCGGCAACAATTATTTACTCTTATATTGGAGGGATGTTGGTAGGTACGGTCAAGACTTTTGTTACAGGTTTATTGTTGCTGTTTGCCCTGAGTACATTGATTATTTTATTTAAAAATATTTGGAAAGACAAAAAGAGAAAAGAAGGTGAAAAATTTGCAGAGGACTTTTAA
- a CDS encoding radical SAM protein — translation MSNLNVHGIINKALDGQLISGEEIAQLFSLPLFSEESFLVQCASRKMSESANEGYAEIHGQVGLNLAPCPKNCAFCSFAASNGIFKEHKVAPLEEIVEKCLAFEKAGANAVYLMATANFPFENFIRVGKAVRSNLQPETIMVANIGDFDYEQAVLLKEAGFSGVYHALRLGEGMVTAIKQEMRLKTFRAARDAGLLLGTCVEPVGPEHSVAELVEKTLITREAQPCYSGAARRIPIPNTQLSKYGIVSEAKMAHILAVVRLAMGYSVPGNCTHEPNVLGASAGANLIWAEMGSNPRDTEQETSVSRGFTVEKCKQIFAEAEWKILSGPSKIFSKK, via the coding sequence TTGAGCAATTTAAATGTTCATGGAATTATTAATAAAGCTCTGGACGGACAATTGATCTCAGGGGAAGAGATTGCCCAATTATTTTCCCTGCCTCTTTTTTCAGAGGAATCTTTTTTAGTACAGTGTGCGTCCAGAAAGATGAGCGAATCAGCAAATGAAGGCTATGCGGAGATCCACGGGCAGGTGGGCTTAAATCTGGCACCGTGTCCTAAAAACTGTGCATTTTGCTCATTTGCGGCTTCCAACGGGATTTTTAAGGAACACAAGGTGGCGCCGCTGGAAGAGATTGTAGAAAAATGCCTGGCATTCGAAAAAGCAGGTGCAAATGCCGTTTACTTAATGGCTACAGCCAATTTCCCGTTTGAAAATTTTATAAGGGTTGGAAAAGCAGTGCGTTCAAATCTGCAGCCTGAAACCATTATGGTTGCCAACATAGGCGATTTTGATTATGAGCAGGCGGTGCTGCTGAAAGAAGCAGGGTTTTCCGGCGTTTACCATGCTTTAAGGTTGGGAGAAGGCATGGTAACAGCTATCAAGCAGGAAATGCGTTTAAAGACTTTCCGGGCAGCCAGGGATGCAGGACTTCTTTTAGGAACCTGTGTGGAACCGGTTGGTCCGGAGCACTCTGTGGCAGAGCTGGTTGAGAAGACTTTGATTACCAGGGAAGCTCAACCTTGTTACAGTGGGGCTGCCAGGAGGATTCCCATACCAAATACCCAGCTTAGTAAGTACGGCATAGTCAGTGAAGCCAAAATGGCCCATATTCTGGCTGTGGTCCGATTAGCCATGGGTTACAGTGTTCCAGGTAATTGTACACATGAGCCTAATGTTTTAGGGGCATCTGCCGGGGCAAATTTAATTTGGGCTGAGATGGGTTCAAACCCCAGGGATACTGAACAGGAAACTTCTGTGAGCCGGGGCTTCACCGTAGAAAAATGTAAACAAATTTTTGCAGAAGCCGAATGGAAAATATTATCAGGTCCGTCAAAAATATTTTCAAAAAAATAA
- a CDS encoding C-GCAxxG-C-C family protein produces the protein MKSTMQEKAANYFAKGYNCCQSVLLAANDLWALEISPDVIASAHFFREGMGAGCTCGALVGCEMALGIIQQRKGVSLKAKPACQLHDNFVKAFGSSCCRVLRKKQGVLERATNQGCKKITAQAAGILYDLFEELKVAMPA, from the coding sequence GTGAAAAGTACAATGCAGGAGAAAGCTGCCAACTACTTTGCGAAAGGGTATAATTGCTGCCAAAGTGTTTTACTGGCTGCTAATGATCTTTGGGCTCTGGAGATAAGCCCCGATGTAATAGCTTCGGCTCATTTTTTCCGTGAAGGGATGGGTGCCGGATGCACCTGCGGCGCTCTGGTCGGATGTGAAATGGCCTTAGGCATTATTCAGCAGCGCAAAGGCGTATCTTTAAAAGCAAAGCCGGCCTGTCAACTCCATGACAATTTTGTCAAGGCTTTTGGCTCATCATGCTGCCGAGTCCTGCGCAAAAAACAGGGTGTTTTAGAGAGGGCTACCAACCAAGGCTGCAAAAAAATAACTGCTCAGGCTGCAGGCATCTTATATGACTTGTTTGAGGAGCTTAAGGTGGCTATGCCTGCATAG
- a CDS encoding lysylphosphatidylglycerol synthase transmembrane domain-containing protein: MKNVTKKHKVIIFKFTISLALIAWLVMSIEWAQVAVLLSGAKTGWIIVAFLWVIVSVLVSAYKWQLVGKAAGLDMPFKVLWQAYWAGLFFNNFLPSSIGGDALRIYWSGKYANDLTGATASVAVERILATLGLSLLALLAIPFAGINVPNLALFFLAMVLLSLLLLFIILYPKMLDVLTRLCKAFPRCVKFLECFSSHGKRMRKSHIPLFKALAWSVVFQFCVVMVNYSLFMALNITQVNLVQACVLIPATSVAAMIPIGINGYGTREGAYVALFSYLGVTKAGAMTASVLFALVVSMASLWGGWIWLKNGHVKGRANGEKYNAGESCQLLCERV, translated from the coding sequence GTGAAAAACGTTACAAAAAAGCATAAAGTTATAATTTTCAAATTTACTATTTCTCTGGCGCTTATAGCTTGGCTTGTTATGAGCATAGAATGGGCTCAAGTAGCTGTGCTCTTAAGCGGAGCTAAAACAGGATGGATTATTGTGGCATTTTTATGGGTTATAGTTTCCGTCTTAGTCAGCGCTTATAAGTGGCAGCTTGTTGGTAAAGCTGCCGGACTTGACATGCCTTTTAAGGTCTTATGGCAGGCTTATTGGGCAGGATTGTTTTTTAATAATTTTTTACCTTCAAGTATCGGGGGAGATGCTTTGCGGATTTACTGGAGCGGGAAATATGCCAATGACTTGACAGGTGCCACTGCTTCTGTGGCAGTAGAGAGGATTTTGGCAACTTTGGGTCTGTCGCTGCTGGCCTTACTGGCGATTCCTTTCGCCGGAATAAATGTTCCTAATTTGGCATTGTTTTTCCTGGCTATGGTTTTATTGAGTTTGCTTTTATTATTTATAATTCTCTATCCCAAAATGCTTGATGTTTTAACAAGGTTATGCAAAGCATTTCCGCGGTGTGTTAAATTTCTAGAATGTTTCAGCAGCCATGGTAAAAGAATGAGAAAGAGCCATATACCCTTATTTAAAGCTTTGGCCTGGTCGGTGGTTTTTCAGTTTTGCGTAGTGATGGTCAACTACAGCTTATTCATGGCTTTAAATATTACCCAGGTAAATTTAGTGCAGGCCTGCGTTTTAATTCCCGCCACTTCTGTGGCAGCCATGATTCCAATTGGTATTAACGGCTATGGGACCAGAGAAGGAGCATATGTTGCATTGTTTTCCTACCTGGGAGTCACCAAGGCCGGGGCTATGACTGCTTCTGTTTTATTTGCGTTGGTTGTCAGTATGGCAAGCCTCTGGGGAGGCTGGATTTGGTTGAAAAACGGGCATGTGAAAGGGAGGGCTAACGGTGAAAAGTACAATGCAGGAGAAAGCTGCCAACTACTTTGCGAAAGGGTATAA
- the yedF gene encoding sulfurtransferase-like selenium metabolism protein YedF has protein sequence MDKQLDMRGVSCPGPVITTKKALEEMEAGELVTIVNNEAARDNVVRFAQSQNCLVRVEEQGCDYYIHISKGILAAEDKCCKTASNSAYLITSDKLGKGDDELGSVLIRSLLYSLAESEDAPGVLIFMNSGVKLVCEGSPVLAELKALEKKGTELLACGTCLDFFHLKEKLCVGSISNMYAIVEKINETTKIISI, from the coding sequence ATGGATAAACAATTGGACATGAGGGGCGTATCGTGTCCCGGGCCGGTAATCACAACAAAAAAGGCATTGGAGGAGATGGAGGCAGGAGAATTAGTCACTATTGTGAATAACGAAGCGGCCAGAGACAATGTAGTGAGGTTTGCTCAAAGTCAAAATTGCCTAGTTAGGGTAGAAGAGCAGGGATGTGATTATTACATTCATATCAGTAAAGGCATACTGGCTGCAGAGGACAAATGCTGTAAGACCGCCAGCAATTCGGCATATTTAATTACTTCTGATAAATTGGGAAAAGGGGACGACGAGCTGGGCTCAGTTCTTATTCGCAGTTTGTTGTACAGTCTGGCTGAAAGTGAAGACGCACCCGGTGTGTTAATTTTTATGAACTCCGGAGTGAAGCTGGTCTGCGAAGGTTCGCCGGTATTAGCTGAATTAAAGGCTCTGGAGAAAAAAGGGACAGAACTGCTGGCCTGTGGGACCTGCTTAGATTTTTTTCACCTTAAAGAAAAGTTATGCGTCGGTTCGATTTCCAATATGTATGCTATAGTGGAGAAGATAAACGAAACAACAAAAATTATTAGTATATAG
- a CDS encoding PhnE/PtxC family ABC transporter permease, with protein sequence MKAEQEISRMLRPKRCSNRVVSFARRLDTVKISLWAVLILVTASWAFIFTADGASLTAYFSARNLYYAKKFFSNMLGLGSEAPAFLLAENWLNGLKLTYETLQMSVLAIGFSAIGMLFTVIPAARTAADGSLTLKSTWYGWLAFGFIRLLYIFSRAVPELVWAMLIIFIFKPGILPGALALGLHNFGILGKLCAEVVEDLDLRPIRSLRASGAGTWQLLFYGVFPAVTPKFLTFLLYRWEVIIRTTIIVGFVGAGGLGRQFKLSMSWFHYTDITLLLICYFLLVIFADLCSGLLRRLAQ encoded by the coding sequence ATGAAAGCGGAACAGGAAATAAGCAGAATGCTTAGGCCAAAACGTTGCAGTAACCGGGTCGTATCTTTCGCACGCCGCCTGGACACTGTAAAAATTTCGCTGTGGGCAGTCTTAATACTGGTGACGGCATCCTGGGCTTTTATTTTTACAGCCGATGGGGCCAGCCTTACTGCATATTTTTCTGCAAGAAACCTTTACTATGCCAAAAAATTCTTTAGCAATATGCTGGGTTTAGGCTCTGAAGCTCCGGCATTTTTGCTGGCGGAGAACTGGCTTAATGGCCTGAAACTTACTTATGAAACACTGCAGATGAGCGTTTTGGCTATCGGCTTTTCCGCAATCGGCATGCTTTTTACTGTCATTCCTGCCGCCCGCACTGCGGCTGACGGTTCCTTAACCCTTAAAAGCACTTGGTACGGGTGGCTGGCTTTCGGTTTTATCCGCCTATTATATATTTTTTCCAGAGCAGTACCGGAACTGGTCTGGGCCATGTTAATTATTTTTATCTTTAAACCGGGTATACTGCCGGGCGCTCTTGCCCTGGGACTGCATAATTTTGGTATTCTGGGCAAACTGTGCGCGGAAGTAGTGGAGGACCTGGACTTACGTCCCATCAGGTCTTTGCGGGCCAGCGGCGCCGGTACCTGGCAGTTGCTCTTCTATGGGGTTTTTCCTGCCGTCACTCCTAAATTCCTCACCTTTTTGTTGTACCGCTGGGAGGTAATCATCAGGACCACAATCATCGTGGGTTTTGTGGGTGCAGGAGGCCTGGGGCGCCAGTTTAAGCTAAGCATGAGCTGGTTCCATTATACGGATATAACACTTCTTTTAATTTGCTATTTCCTGTTAGTTATTTTTGCTGATCTGTGTTCGGGACTGCTTCGCCGTTTGGCGCAGTAG
- a CDS encoding PhnE/PtxC family ABC transporter permease → MPRQFLDLHNRTVLSIFLIAAFIWSLFSVQWGDDLFHPGGKATILQLVKAFFQPDLSSGTLQVALISAWRTIVYATAGMSVAVILALVFGVLASGILAEKTIGRMASIGFFRGLLGFMRAIHELVWAWLFVAAAGLSPFAAIFALAIPYGGTLGRIFADILNDVPREPLKSLQASGAGKVQQFFYGYFPMAMADMVSYTMYRFECAIRSATIMSFIGLGGLGYQINIALQDLRYDRVWTHIFFLIGLVVLVDFWSNQLRRRLVA, encoded by the coding sequence ATGCCAAGGCAGTTTCTTGACTTGCATAACCGGACCGTTCTATCTATCTTCCTCATTGCCGCATTTATCTGGAGCCTTTTTTCCGTTCAGTGGGGAGATGATTTATTTCATCCCGGAGGTAAGGCTACTATTTTACAGCTTGTAAAAGCCTTTTTTCAGCCGGATTTGTCCTCGGGAACCCTGCAGGTGGCGCTGATTTCTGCCTGGCGGACGATTGTATATGCCACCGCCGGCATGTCAGTGGCTGTAATATTAGCGCTGGTTTTTGGCGTTTTAGCTTCGGGGATCCTGGCGGAAAAAACTATCGGGCGCATGGCTTCCATTGGCTTTTTCCGTGGATTATTGGGTTTTATGCGGGCCATTCATGAGCTGGTATGGGCCTGGCTTTTTGTTGCTGCTGCAGGACTTTCTCCATTTGCTGCAATTTTTGCCTTGGCTATTCCGTATGGTGGAACCCTGGGACGGATTTTCGCCGATATCTTGAATGATGTGCCCAGGGAACCGCTCAAATCCCTTCAGGCCAGTGGAGCAGGTAAAGTGCAGCAGTTTTTTTATGGCTATTTTCCCATGGCCATGGCCGATATGGTCAGCTATACCATGTACAGGTTTGAATGCGCCATTCGCTCCGCCACAATCATGAGTTTTATAGGGTTGGGCGGCTTAGGCTACCAAATTAACATTGCACTGCAGGATTTACGTTACGACCGGGTCTGGACACATATTTTCTTTTTAATCGGGTTGGTTGTGCTGGTTGACTTTTGGAGCAACCAGCTGCGCAGGAGGCTGGTGGCATGA
- a CDS encoding phosphonate ABC transporter ATP-binding protein, whose product MRKVKTISNPMFEIKNVSKSYGGNIALSPLSLTVRKGETVALVGPSGSGKTTLLNILANMIKPDSGEVIIDGIPAGKLRPGREMSGKVGIIHQQLDLVDQLPVIHNVLAGRLGQWSLFRSLLSLIIPQDKELAVNALERVGLLEKIYSRTSHLSGGEQQRVALARILVQRPQAILADEPVSALDPARAEDLLQLLVGFAREEQQTLIASLHSVEYATRYFSRIIALREGKIYFDRPAVEVKDSDLAQLYELKEDANAKAVS is encoded by the coding sequence ATGAGGAAAGTAAAAACAATTTCGAACCCAATGTTTGAAATAAAGAATGTAAGCAAGTCTTACGGGGGGAATATTGCTTTATCCCCCCTTTCCCTTACCGTCAGAAAAGGCGAAACAGTGGCGCTGGTGGGCCCCAGCGGGTCTGGAAAAACTACATTGTTAAACATCCTGGCCAATATGATTAAACCCGACAGCGGGGAGGTTATAATTGACGGTATTCCGGCGGGAAAGCTCAGGCCCGGCAGGGAGATGTCCGGCAAAGTGGGGATTATCCATCAGCAGCTTGATTTAGTAGACCAACTGCCGGTAATCCATAACGTGCTGGCGGGGCGCTTGGGCCAGTGGAGCTTGTTCCGCTCCCTTTTATCATTGATTATTCCCCAGGATAAGGAACTGGCGGTAAATGCCCTGGAACGGGTCGGTTTGCTAGAAAAAATTTACTCACGGACCTCTCATTTGTCTGGCGGGGAGCAGCAGCGGGTGGCGCTGGCCAGGATCTTGGTGCAGCGGCCACAAGCCATTCTGGCTGATGAACCTGTTTCCGCTTTGGACCCTGCCCGGGCCGAAGACCTGCTGCAGCTGCTGGTGGGCTTTGCCAGGGAGGAACAGCAGACGCTGATAGCCAGCCTGCATTCGGTGGAATATGCTACCAGGTATTTTTCCCGGATCATTGCTCTCCGTGAAGGAAAAATTTATTTTGACCGACCGGCGGTTGAGGTGAAGGACAGCGACCTGGCTCAGCTCTATGAGCTAAAGGAGGATGCCAATGCCAAGGCAGTTTCTTGA
- a CDS encoding putative selenate ABC transporter substrate-binding protein, which produces MQKVRQTKVLKLFVLSLVAVFLLPALAGCGQRDQGNSAVDDAKVLKIGGIPDQDVAQLEKQFNAVAKYLSEELGIKVEYVPSVDYAALLTAFERGEIHLAWFGGLTGVQAQAAVPGAEAIAQRPRDAKFHSVFIKQSVLPIEKLEDLKGKTFTFGSESSTSGHLMPRFFLKQAGIVPEKDFNGGPNYSGSHDKTYKLVETGAFQAGALNEAVWEKAVQEGKVDTSKVQVFYTTPDFFDYNWTVNANVDEEFGQGTKEKIKEALLSIGPEQSEILELFQTDSFVETKNENYDAIREVAKELGIIK; this is translated from the coding sequence ATGCAAAAGGTTAGACAGACTAAAGTGCTCAAATTATTTGTACTTTCCCTTGTGGCGGTTTTTTTGCTGCCGGCCTTGGCCGGCTGCGGTCAAAGGGACCAAGGAAATTCTGCTGTCGATGACGCTAAAGTCCTAAAAATTGGCGGTATTCCCGACCAGGACGTGGCTCAACTGGAGAAGCAATTCAATGCGGTAGCAAAATATCTCAGTGAAGAGCTAGGTATCAAAGTAGAATATGTCCCTTCAGTGGACTACGCCGCTCTTTTAACAGCTTTTGAACGGGGCGAAATCCATTTGGCTTGGTTTGGCGGGCTAACCGGTGTGCAGGCTCAAGCGGCAGTCCCCGGAGCGGAAGCCATTGCCCAAAGACCACGGGATGCTAAATTCCATTCGGTGTTTATTAAGCAGTCCGTTTTACCAATTGAAAAACTGGAAGATTTGAAAGGGAAGACTTTTACTTTCGGCAGTGAAAGCTCTACATCCGGCCACTTGATGCCCCGCTTCTTCCTGAAGCAGGCAGGTATTGTCCCGGAAAAAGATTTTAATGGCGGACCAAATTATTCCGGCTCCCATGACAAGACGTACAAATTAGTCGAAACAGGCGCATTCCAGGCAGGTGCCCTGAATGAAGCAGTCTGGGAAAAGGCTGTGCAAGAGGGCAAAGTGGATACCTCTAAAGTTCAAGTATTTTATACCACACCTGATTTCTTTGACTATAACTGGACAGTTAACGCCAATGTGGATGAGGAATTTGGCCAGGGAACCAAGGAAAAAATCAAAGAAGCTCTCCTATCTATAGGACCTGAGCAGTCTGAGATCCTTGAGCTGTTCCAGACAGACAGCTTTGTCGAAACTAAAAATGAGAACTACGATGCCATCCGCGAAGTGGCCAAGGAGTTGGGAATTATCAAGTGA
- a CDS encoding DUF3343 domain-containing protein: MFEAEVFQYYILFPNHFEGLRLHKELKSRGVKATITPTPRRASSCCGISLLVTEEYIEAAKSVIKTSGVQVEGIFKERRSTPAVWNKFC; this comes from the coding sequence ATGTTTGAAGCAGAAGTATTTCAATACTATATTTTATTTCCTAATCATTTTGAGGGGCTGCGTCTTCACAAGGAACTGAAGTCCAGGGGGGTTAAGGCTACTATCACACCCACTCCGCGGAGGGCAAGCAGCTGCTGCGGCATTTCCCTACTTGTGACGGAAGAATACATTGAAGCGGCAAAATCAGTTATTAAGACAAGTGGAGTGCAGGTAGAAGGCATTTTTAAGGAACGCAGGTCAACGCCTGCAGTATGGAATAAGTTTTGTTAA
- a CDS encoding double-cubane-cluster-containing anaerobic reductase → MADYRQMWTDLGMDLEKHDLLCEVLPEVYTNIYLEQENRPEGMEYFNFVVSEIHGVRPAELIEHQKKGGKVFGTFCIFVPDEVVFAAGGIATGLCGGSQFWVPEGEKVLPANTCPLIKASVGARLGRTCPFFRIADIYIGETTCDGKKKAWEILSQDVPVYVMDLPQMKRVKDIAAWEDEIKLFMQKVEEVTGNKVTSEGLAESIRLINEKRKALARLYNSRKNSPVPISGKDVLLATQIAFYDDPARFTAQTNALCDELEARVAKGEGVFPVNAPRIMITGTPMAIPNWKLHHLIETSGAAVVVEEMCTGTRYFDNLVDESQATLEGQIRALAERYMKINCACFTPNPGRIDDILRLAKEYKVDGIIDANLKFCGLYSTESYNVQNALKEAGIPVMHLETDYSEQDAEQLRTRIEAFVEMLGK, encoded by the coding sequence ATGGCTGATTACAGACAAATGTGGACTGATTTGGGGATGGATTTGGAAAAACACGACCTACTTTGTGAAGTCTTGCCAGAGGTATATACCAATATTTACCTGGAGCAGGAAAACCGCCCGGAAGGTATGGAGTATTTTAATTTTGTTGTTTCTGAAATCCACGGCGTCAGGCCGGCAGAATTGATCGAACATCAAAAGAAAGGCGGTAAAGTCTTCGGCACATTTTGTATTTTTGTACCCGACGAAGTAGTTTTTGCTGCCGGCGGGATTGCAACCGGCTTATGTGGCGGTTCCCAGTTTTGGGTCCCTGAAGGTGAAAAAGTGCTGCCGGCAAATACTTGTCCGTTGATCAAGGCTTCAGTGGGAGCCCGCCTGGGAAGGACATGTCCTTTCTTTAGGATTGCAGATATATACATCGGGGAGACTACTTGCGACGGCAAGAAAAAAGCCTGGGAGATATTATCCCAGGATGTGCCTGTATATGTCATGGACCTGCCCCAGATGAAGAGAGTTAAGGATATTGCTGCTTGGGAAGATGAAATCAAGCTGTTTATGCAAAAGGTAGAGGAAGTGACCGGCAATAAGGTAACCTCTGAAGGATTGGCAGAGAGCATCAGGTTGATTAACGAGAAACGTAAAGCCTTGGCTCGCCTGTATAACTCCAGGAAAAATTCCCCTGTGCCTATCAGCGGCAAGGATGTGTTGCTCGCTACACAAATTGCCTTCTATGATGACCCCGCTCGCTTCACTGCCCAGACCAATGCCCTCTGTGACGAACTGGAAGCCAGGGTGGCAAAAGGTGAAGGGGTATTCCCGGTAAATGCACCGCGGATCATGATTACCGGTACACCAATGGCTATCCCCAACTGGAAGCTGCACCACCTGATTGAAACCAGCGGGGCAGCGGTTGTAGTTGAAGAAATGTGCACCGGTACCCGTTACTTCGATAACTTGGTTGATGAATCCCAGGCAACTTTAGAAGGTCAAATTCGGGCGCTGGCTGAGCGGTATATGAAGATCAACTGTGCCTGCTTTACTCCCAACCCGGGCAGGATAGACGATATCTTGCGTTTGGCAAAAGAGTATAAGGTAGACGGAATTATCGATGCCAACTTGAAGTTCTGCGGGCTGTATTCAACGGAAAGTTATAACGTGCAGAACGCACTGAAAGAAGCCGGCATACCTGTGATGCATTTGGAAACCGATTACAGCGAACAGGATGCTGAGCAGCTCAGGACCAGAATTGAAGCATTTGTTGAAATGCTGGGGAAATAA
- a CDS encoding acyl-CoA dehydratase activase: protein MIAAGIDVGSTSTKVVLLDNEKMCCKVKPTGWSPRQAGRECFQELLEQEGYRDEQVDIIVATGYGRVSLDFAHKAVTEITCHGRGAAFLVPGTDLVMDIGGQDSKVIKIDEKGKVLDFAMNDKCAAGTGRFLQVMAIALGLDVSELSELSRDHTPVTINNMCTVFAESEIIGLLAQGVEKGKIVAGIHASIARRMAAMANRMGTNGIVTFTGGVALNDGVRRSLENELGRKIVVPRDCQLVGAIGAALIGREILCNELISN from the coding sequence ATGATTGCGGCAGGCATCGATGTAGGTTCCACTTCCACTAAAGTGGTGCTTTTGGATAACGAAAAAATGTGTTGTAAAGTTAAGCCTACCGGATGGAGCCCCCGGCAGGCGGGCCGGGAGTGTTTTCAGGAACTGCTGGAACAAGAGGGATATAGGGATGAGCAGGTAGATATAATCGTTGCCACCGGTTACGGCAGAGTATCCCTTGATTTTGCCCATAAGGCGGTTACCGAAATTACCTGCCATGGCAGGGGTGCTGCGTTTTTGGTGCCCGGAACCGATTTGGTAATGGATATCGGAGGCCAGGACAGCAAAGTAATTAAAATTGATGAAAAGGGCAAAGTATTGGATTTTGCCATGAATGACAAGTGCGCTGCAGGTACAGGCAGGTTTTTGCAAGTCATGGCTATAGCTTTAGGACTGGATGTCAGTGAGCTGTCCGAACTTTCCAGAGATCACACGCCGGTGACAATAAACAATATGTGCACAGTTTTTGCGGAATCCGAAATTATCGGTTTATTAGCTCAGGGAGTTGAAAAAGGGAAAATAGTTGCCGGAATCCACGCTTCCATTGCCAGGCGGATGGCGGCAATGGCCAACAGGATGGGAACAAACGGAATAGTTACTTTTACAGGAGGTGTGGCATTGAATGACGGTGTAAGGCGCAGTTTGGAAAATGAACTTGGGAGGAAAATAGTGGTACCGAGAGATTGTCAGTTGGTAGGTGCAATTGGGGCTGCCTTAATAGGCCGGGAAATTTTATGCAATGAATTAATCAGTAATTGA